The following are encoded together in the Eriocheir sinensis breed Jianghai 21 chromosome 28, ASM2467909v1, whole genome shotgun sequence genome:
- the LOC127004732 gene encoding uncharacterized protein LOC127004732 isoform X2: MGHSASRQKFNVWVTLERGSSLVDSIKLSCKDSTCCLKRRRTVASVKFPVEGWSCVAGIQGCHAEGELRVPLAKLCKKDGNAVVRVQCASLRKPVFTSSMPLAWLLDNISGLHFSLFCDDGPAFTSLRCNGRRCGEPVRAVSPAPRAATDGVARTDEADAWAAFEVTTHDDWSVEADDSWSAPELVTSAARVEADDAWATFEAMTRDDWSVEADDSWAAPELVTSAARVEADDAWATFEAMTRDDWSVEACDPWASAELVTAITDEADDSWAAFEAMTRDDWSVGADDPWASAELVAAITDEADDAWAAFEMMTSDDWSVETDAFLEITAISAVVV; encoded by the exons ATGGGAcactctgcatctcgacagaaattcaacgtgtgggtaaccctggagcgagggTCCTCtctggtggactccatcaagctctcgtgcaaggactccacctgctgcctgaagaggaggcgtacggtcgcctccgtcaagttccccgtggaaggctggtcttgcgtcgcggggattcaaggctgccacgccgagggcgagctgcgtgtgcccttggcgaagctgtgcaagaaagacggcaacgcggtcgtcagggtgcaatgcgcctcgctccggaagccagtcttcacctccTCCATGCCGCTGGCgtggctgctggacaacatcagcggcctccacttctctctcttctgtgacgacgggcccgccttcaccagcctccggtgcaacgggaggcggtgtggcgagcctgtccgggcggtgagccctgcaccgcgtgcggccactgacggggtggccaggaccgatgaggctgatgcatgggcagcctttgaagtgacgacccatgatgactggtccgtggaggctgatgattcatggtcAGCCCCAGagttggtgacctccgctgctaggGTCGAGGCTGACGATGCATGGGCaacctttgaagcaatgacccgtgatgactggtccgtggaggctgatgattcatgggcagccccagagttggtgacctccgctgctagggtcgaggctgatgatgcatgggcaacctttgaagcaatgacccgcgatgactggtccgtggag gcttgtgatccatgggcatccgccgaattggtgaccgccatcactgatgag gctgatgattcatgggcagcctttgaagcaatgacccgtgatgactggtccgtgggggctgatgatccatgggcatccgccgaattggtggccgccatcaccgatgaggctgatgatgcatgggcagccttcgagatgatgaccagtgatgactggtccgtagagactgatgccttcctggaAATCACGGCCATCAgtgctgtcgttgtgtaa
- the LOC127004732 gene encoding uncharacterized protein LOC127004732 isoform X1 — protein MGHSASRQKFNVWVTLERGSSLVDSIKLSCKDSTCCLKRRRTVASVKFPVEGWSCVAGIQGCHAEGELRVPLAKLCKKDGNAVVRVQCASLRKPVFTSSMPLAWLLDNISGLHFSLFCDDGPAFTSLRCNGRRCGEPVRAVSPAPRAATDGVARTDEADAWAAFEVTTHDDWSVEADDSWSAPELVTSAARVEADDAWATFEAMTRDDWSVEADDSWAAPELVTSAARVEADDAWATFEAMTRDDWSVEACDPWASAELVTAITDEADDPWAVCEVMTSDDSSDEAHDSWAAFEAMTRDDWSVEACDPWSSAELVTATTDEADDSWAAFEAMTRDDWSVGADDPWASAELVAAITDEADDAWAAFEMMTSDDWSVETDAFLEITAISAVVV, from the exons ATGGGAcactctgcatctcgacagaaattcaacgtgtgggtaaccctggagcgagggTCCTCtctggtggactccatcaagctctcgtgcaaggactccacctgctgcctgaagaggaggcgtacggtcgcctccgtcaagttccccgtggaaggctggtcttgcgtcgcggggattcaaggctgccacgccgagggcgagctgcgtgtgcccttggcgaagctgtgcaagaaagacggcaacgcggtcgtcagggtgcaatgcgcctcgctccggaagccagtcttcacctccTCCATGCCGCTGGCgtggctgctggacaacatcagcggcctccacttctctctcttctgtgacgacgggcccgccttcaccagcctccggtgcaacgggaggcggtgtggcgagcctgtccgggcggtgagccctgcaccgcgtgcggccactgacggggtggccaggaccgatgaggctgatgcatgggcagcctttgaagtgacgacccatgatgactggtccgtggaggctgatgattcatggtcAGCCCCAGagttggtgacctccgctgctaggGTCGAGGCTGACGATGCATGGGCaacctttgaagcaatgacccgtgatgactggtccgtggaggctgatgattcatgggcagccccagagttggtgacctccgctgctagggtcgaggctgatgatgcatgggcaacctttgaagcaatgacccgcgatgactggtccgtggag gcttgtgatccatgggcatccgccgaattggtgaccgccatcactgatgaggctgatgatccatgggcagtCTGTGAAGTGATGACcagtgatgactcgtctgatgaagctcatgattcatgggcagcctttgaagcaatgacccgtgatgactggtccgtggaggcttgTGATCCATGgtcatccgccgaattggtgaccgccaccactgatgaggctgatgattcatgggcagcctttgaagcaatgacccgtgatgactggtccgtgggggctgatgatccatgggcatccgccgaattggtggccgccatcaccgatgaggctgatgatgcatgggcagccttcgagatgatgaccagtgatgactggtccgtagagactgatgccttcctggaAATCACGGCCATCAgtgctgtcgttgtgtaa